The genome window CTGAACACTGCCATAAGCAGCAGAGACAATGTACCGAATACCAGCACAGGTTTTTTCAGTAAGTAGATTCCGGATTTTTTATTTTCCTTTATTCTTTCCTGAAGCCGTGTGTAAAAATATTCATCCTGCGGAAGCGCGGAAAGTTTTCCTACAGATTCCTTAACATACTTTAACCCCTCCAGTTCCTGTCTGAGTGACTGGCTGCCAAGCAGCCGTTCTTCAGTCAGCGCTTTATCAGCCGGACTGAGTTCATTATCAAGATATGCGGAGAGGTTTTCTCTTTGTAGCATTCTATTCATCAAATAAGTTCCTTTCTGAGAGGCTCAAGGGATTTTCTCAGAGTCTCACGGGCTCTGAAAATTCTTGACTTCACCGTTCCCATCTCAACACCTCCGAGTGCTTCAGCAATTTCCTGATAGCTGAGTCCTTCAAAGTCCTTCAGCACTAATGGAATCCTCAGTTTTTCCGGGAGTTTGCTTACGGCATTCCGTACGATCTGACTGACATCGCTGTTGTCATCATGTGATACGGACAGGGTCGGGTCTTCATCATCTGAGAATGGGGAGAAAATGCTGCGGATTTTAGCTCTTCTTATGCTGTCCCTGCATTTATTCACTGTGATACGATAAAGCCAGGTCGTAAAACGGGATTCATATCTGAACTCTTTAAGATGCCTGTAAACGGAAATGAATACCTCCTGGGTAATATCATCAATCTGATCGGTATTGCCCAGAGTAAGGAATACAAGGTTTCTCACCTTTTCCTTATGACGGTTCACCAGCGTTCTGAACGCCAGTTCATCCCCTTCATTAAAGGAGCGGATGAGCGCAAAGTCATCATTCAGAGTTAAGACGGATTCCGGTTTCACTTGTCCTCTTTTGTTAATTAGTACTTATTATGACGATAGTAATTTTATGAATGTTCCTTTTACCGGGTCCGGATTTCAGCACCGCCGAAAATTGCCACACCCTTGATGAATACTGTCTGAGGTGTCAGAACAATATCCTCATCACGTTTTCTGAGTTTATTGGAAAAACCGCCAAAAAGCTGGAATGCATCAACCTGAACTTTCCAGTCACGGGGTACTATTAATTCGCATGCTCCGAACAGAGCAGTAATTTCAATCTCAATTTCCTGACTGTCATTTGGCAGTTTGCAATCCGTCAGATCTATTTCAGAGCCGCCGAAAATATTTGTGATTCTCCCCCCTCTGAAATTATCCGAGTGCACCACTTTTTCTCCTCCCCCAAAAACCGCCACCTCATCAACGAAATCTTTTGAATCGCTTCTGCTGATTACTTTTCCGAATCTGTCAAATCCTGATTTGGTCTTTTTATTCTTCATAATCAAGTAAAAACCGATCATTATTATGATAACCGGAAAAATAATACGCATATCAATTTCAAGATCAGGGAAAATCCTTCCTGCCATCAGCAGGCCTCCGATAATTAAAACAACTGTGCCGAGAATTTTGTTCGACGAATTGGCGAAAATAATGGCACCTACCAGGATCAGAAAAGAAGGTATGGAAATAATCACATCATAAAGCTCTTCGGAAATGATATCAGCTCTTTCCAGCAGAATACTGCTGCCGATGATGATGAGCAGCAAACCTGCAATATTTTTAGGAGAGGCTGAAATACCTGATTTCATTGATTAATCCTTATTTTTTATTGTTAAAAAATGTGATAATAAAAATATTCAACCTTGAAAATTTCAGCAATATTTTTGTGATAAGCGGAAAATCTGCTTATTGTTATCTGCCATTTAAAAGCAAGCAAAAAAATCATTATTATTTTTTTTTATTTTCACCGATTGCTTGCAATCGTAAAAGTATGCTTACTATATTTGCACTGCAGGGGAGAAAAACTTGTCACCGGTTAGTTGCCCGAACAACATGATGATACCCTCTCAATCAATAACCGGTGAATTCCCGGCTGGGAGTGTGACAAAGGTCCTGCACCCTAATAAGAGTTCGTTCATGGTGGATGAACTGAAAGAACATTATTAATATCTTAAACCCCGATACAATATGCAGATTAACAGGTACTATACTCAGTCTGGCGAGTCCCCATACTCATCATTGAAGTTTGTTTCCCGAACCTCAGAGATTAAAAACCCGGACGGTTCCAGTATTTTCAGAATGGAAAATGTTCAGGTCCCTGAATCCTGGTCTCAGGTGGCAACTGACATTATTGCGCAAAAATATTTTCGCCGGGCCGGTATCCCGGTAGTCCTCAAGAAAGCTAATGAGCCTGGTGTGCCGGAATGGCTGCAGCCCTCATTACCTGATGAAGAAGAACTGGCAAAACTCCCTCAAAAGGAGCCTTTCAGAGGTGAAACTGACTCCCGTGAAGTTTTTAACCGCCTGGCAGGCAACTGGACTTACTGGGGCTGGAAAGCCGGCTATTTTGATTCAGAAGAGGATGCAAGAGCATTCTACGATGAACTCGTCTATATGCTTGCCAACCAGATGGCAGCTCCTAACAGCCCTCAGTGGTTTAATACCGGTCTGAACTGGGCCTACGGAATTACCGGCCCCTCTCAGGGTCATTTCTATGTTGATTTTGAAACGGGAGAGCTTTCCGCTTCCCCTGACGCTTATACCCATCCTCAGCCCCATGCCTGTTTCATTCAGTCAGTAGATGATGACCTGGTGAACGATGGCGGTATTATGGATCTCTGGGTTCGTGAAGCCCGTCTATTTAAATACGGCTCTGGTACAGGAACCAACTTCTCGAATCTCCGCGGAGCCAATGAAAATCTCTCAGGAGGCGGTAAATCCTCAGGTCTCATGTCATTCCTGAAAATTGGTGACCGGGCAGCCGGTGCTATCAAATCCGGCGGAACTACCCGTAGAGCTGCCAAGATGGTCTGCCTTGATATGGATCATCCGGATATTGAAGAGTTTATCAACTGGAAAGTGGTTGAAGAACAAAAAGTTGCATCATTGGTTGCAGGCTCAAAACTCAACAATCTGCATCTGAATGCAATAATGAAGGCATGTTATGATGAGCATCCGGAAAACGACCGTTTTAATCCGAAATTAAATCTTAAGCTCCAGAGCGCAATCCGCGAAGCCCGCAAGGCAATGATTCCGCAGAACTATATTGACAGAGTTATTCATCTTGCTAAACTGGGCTATACTTCAATTGAATTCCCGGTTTATGACGTTGACTGGAACTCCGAGGCCTATGGCTCCGTTTCAGGGCAGAACAGCAATAACTCAATCCGTGTGACCAATGAGTTCATGGAAGCCACTCTTAATGACGGCTACTGGAATCTCTACTGGAGAACAGAGAAGATTAAAGCAAAAAGAGAGAACAGAGCCCCGAAACCCAGCAAAACGGTTAAAGCAAGCGAACTCTGGGATCAGATTGCCTATGCTGCATGGACTTCCGCAGATCCAGGCATTCAGTTCCACACAACCATCAATGAATGGCATACCTGCCCCGAGGGAGGGGAAATCAGGGCTTCTAATCCCTGCAGCGAGTATATGTTCCTTGATAATACAGCTTGCAATCTTGCTTCATTAAACCTTCTCAAATATTTTGATCTGGAGACCCACAGATTTGATATTGACGGTTACCGGCATGCATCAAGGCTGTGGACCATTGTTCTTGAAATCAGTGTGCTCATGGCGCAGTTCCCAAGTAAAGAGATTGCAGAACTTAGTTACCAGTACAGAACACTCGGTTTGGGGTATGCAAACCTCGGCTCTCTGCTGATGGTTCAGGGCATTCCTTATGATAGTGATGAAGGATTTGCTCTCTGCGGCGCGCTTACTGCAATCATGCACATGACTTCCTATGCAACCTCAGCCGAAATGGCAAAGGAGTTCGGACCGTTTACTAAATTCCCTGCAAACCGTGAGAATATGCTGCGCGTCATCCGCAATCACCGTGCGGCGGTATATAACATGGACGGCACCAAATATGAAGGACTTTCAATCTCCCCCGTCGGAATTGATCCTCAGTTCTGCCCGGCTG of Ignavibacteriales bacterium contains these proteins:
- a CDS encoding sigma-70 family RNA polymerase sigma factor: MNKRGQVKPESVLTLNDDFALIRSFNEGDELAFRTLVNRHKEKVRNLVFLTLGNTDQIDDITQEVFISVYRHLKEFRYESRFTTWLYRITVNKCRDSIRRAKIRSIFSPFSDDEDPTLSVSHDDNSDVSQIVRNAVSKLPEKLRIPLVLKDFEGLSYQEIAEALGGVEMGTVKSRIFRARETLRKSLEPLRKELI
- a CDS encoding vitamin B12-dependent ribonucleotide reductase; its protein translation is MQINRYYTQSGESPYSSLKFVSRTSEIKNPDGSSIFRMENVQVPESWSQVATDIIAQKYFRRAGIPVVLKKANEPGVPEWLQPSLPDEEELAKLPQKEPFRGETDSREVFNRLAGNWTYWGWKAGYFDSEEDARAFYDELVYMLANQMAAPNSPQWFNTGLNWAYGITGPSQGHFYVDFETGELSASPDAYTHPQPHACFIQSVDDDLVNDGGIMDLWVREARLFKYGSGTGTNFSNLRGANENLSGGGKSSGLMSFLKIGDRAAGAIKSGGTTRRAAKMVCLDMDHPDIEEFINWKVVEEQKVASLVAGSKLNNLHLNAIMKACYDEHPENDRFNPKLNLKLQSAIREARKAMIPQNYIDRVIHLAKLGYTSIEFPVYDVDWNSEAYGSVSGQNSNNSIRVTNEFMEATLNDGYWNLYWRTEKIKAKRENRAPKPSKTVKASELWDQIAYAAWTSADPGIQFHTTINEWHTCPEGGEIRASNPCSEYMFLDNTACNLASLNLLKYFDLETHRFDIDGYRHASRLWTIVLEISVLMAQFPSKEIAELSYQYRTLGLGYANLGSLLMVQGIPYDSDEGFALCGALTAIMHMTSYATSAEMAKEFGPFTKFPANRENMLRVIRNHRAAVYNMDGTKYEGLSISPVGIDPQFCPADLLKAAKEDADRALLLGEEFGYRNAQVTVIAPTGTIGLVMDCDTTGVEPDFALVKFKKLAGGGYFKIINQSIPPALEKLGYNADQIAEIVRYARGAGTLKGSPFINEESLKLKGFTADIIERIEKSLPTVFDISFAFNKYTIGQDFLIKKLGFQEEQINSMSFDLLKQLGFSKQEISAANDYICGTMTVEGAPFLKNEHLPVFDCANKCGKRGTRFIRATAHIKMMAAAQPFISGAISKTINLPNQASIEDIKDAYFKSWKLGLKANALYRDGSKLSQPLNSVTDEELENIIEEKEKNDIVKIAERIIHRYIAHRRKLPDRRTGYTQKAKINGQSVYIRTGEYDNGQLGEIFIDMHREGATVRSLLNVFAISISLGLQHGVPLEEFVDAFVFTRFDPSGPVTGNSRIKFSTSVIDYIFRELAVNYLGRNDLAHVDADNEDSSSSPKNVVKRFVSDSEDDDLEYSGERLIELERSSDDGGKSRSSISLAPQNTKKIYVSDESAGLKFKVKQAIESGYTGDVCTECQSMTMVRNATCLKCMTCGATTGCS